A window of Synergistales bacterium genomic DNA:
AAGTACCGGGTCACCGCCTCCTGCAGATAGGCCAGCAGGGCGCCGATGGCGGTCTCCCGGGGCCAGACGGGAAGCCTGTGTCCTTCGAGAAGACAGTGCATGTGCAGGGCCGCGGCGAGCCCCATGGCGGTGCTCTCGGTGTAGCCTTCCACACCGACCAGCTGCCCCGCCAGGAAGAGCGCTTCGCTTCCCTGGAGACGCAGCCAGGGGTCGAGCACCTGCGGGGCGTTGACGTAGATGTTTCGGTGCATCACGCCGAGTCGCACGAACTCCGCCGATTCCAGGCCGGGGATCATCCGGAAGACCCGGCGCTGTTCGCCCCATTTCAGGTTGGTCTGGAAGCCCACCATGTTGTAGAGCGACCCCTCCAGGTTGTCCTGTCGGAGCTGCACCACGGCGTGGTAGCGCTCTCCCGTATGGGGATCGGGAAGGCCGACGGGCCGCATGGGGCCGAAGGCCAGGGTGTGCTCGCCCCGCTCGGCGAGGATCTCCACGGGCACACAGCCCTCGAAGAAGCGGGCGTCCTGCTCGAAATGATGCCGGGGGCTGCGCTCGGCGGCCACGAGGGCTTTCCAGAAACGGTTGTAGGCGGTTTCGTCCATGGGGCAGTTGATGTAGTCCTCGCCGCGGCCCCAGCGGCCGGCCCGGTAGGCAACGGTCCTGTCGATGCTCTCCTCGGTGACGGTTGGCGAAACGGCGTCGAAAAAGGAGAGAAACCCGCCGACCCGCTCCTGCAGCGCTGCGGCCAGGGGTTCGCCGGTGAGGGGACCGGTGGCGATGATGGCCGGTTCGGAGGGAAGCCGGACACACTCCTCCCGGCGGACCTCCACCAGGGGATGGCCCTCCAGGGCCTCCGTAACGCTGTCGGCGAAGCGTTCCCGGTCCACGGCCAGAGCGCTCCCCGCGGGAACGGCGTGCTCCCGGGCCCTGCGCAGCACCAGACTCCCCAGGCTGCGCAGCTCCTCTTTGAGAATGCCCGCCGGACTGCCGGTGTTGTCGGCGCCCAGGGAGTTGCTGCAGACCAGCTCGGCCAGCCTGTCGCCGGTATGGGCCGGGGTCATCCGACGGGGACGCATCTCGTAGAGCCGCACCTGGTGGCCGCGGACGGCCAGCTGCCAGGCAGCCTCGGCGCCGGCCAGACCACCGCCGACCACGGCAACGCAGGGACCGCTCATTCGTCGGATCCGCCTTCCGATGTCTTCCGGGAAGCGGAGCCTGTGGTTGCCTTGCTGCCCTTCGCTGCAGCGGCGCTCTTCCGCTTTTTCCCGCCGCCCGATTTGGCGGCGGTCTCCCTGGCCTTGGTCCCTTTGCTTCCGGCGCTCTTGGTGGTGCCTTTCTTCCTGGAGGTGCTCTTTTTGGCCGTACTCTTCCCGCCGCCTTTGGTCTGCTGCTTCTCCGTCCCGCC
This region includes:
- the trmFO gene encoding methylenetetrahydrofolate--tRNA-(uracil(54)-C(5))-methyltransferase (FADH(2)-oxidizing) TrmFO; its protein translation is MSGPCVAVVGGGLAGAEAAWQLAVRGHQVRLYEMRPRRMTPAHTGDRLAELVCSNSLGADNTGSPAGILKEELRSLGSLVLRRAREHAVPAGSALAVDRERFADSVTEALEGHPLVEVRREECVRLPSEPAIIATGPLTGEPLAAALQERVGGFLSFFDAVSPTVTEESIDRTVAYRAGRWGRGEDYINCPMDETAYNRFWKALVAAERSPRHHFEQDARFFEGCVPVEILAERGEHTLAFGPMRPVGLPDPHTGERYHAVVQLRQDNLEGSLYNMVGFQTNLKWGEQRRVFRMIPGLESAEFVRLGVMHRNIYVNAPQVLDPWLRLQGSEALFLAGQLVGVEGYTESTAMGLAAALHMHCLLEGHRLPVWPRETAIGALLAYLQEAVTRYFQPMNLNLGLFPKPERKIRKRRERCQYTAERAAAHLAAFLAGDGACCAPLGEIP